Proteins co-encoded in one Chrysemys picta bellii isolate R12L10 chromosome 13, ASM1138683v2, whole genome shotgun sequence genomic window:
- the LOC135975159 gene encoding olfactory receptor 10A7-like — protein MANTDWGNQTSITEFILLGFGDLPELEIFLFLLFLLIYIVTVSGNILIIVLAITDRNLHTPMYFFLGNLSCLETCYTSTILPRVLASLLTGDKTISISDCAECYLLAVMSYDRFLAICKPLHYAVLMNGRFCLQLAAGAWINGFLAMTMVIVLLSQLIFCGPNEIDHFYCECTEILNLYCSDTNQIDLVITFLAAIFTLPPFVLTVASYVCIVITILRIPSTTGRQKAFSTCSSHLIVVTIFYGTIMILYMLPKTNTLRALNKVFSVFYTVLTPMANPFIYSLRNTEVKETIGKMVSKCLDFTRNQQSHVFFSFCIKRKW, from the exons ATGGCAAACACAGATTGGGGAAATCAAACGtccatcacagaattcatcctcctaGGATTCGGGGATCTCCCTGAGCTGGAAATCTTCCTCTTCCTACTGTTTCTACTGATCTACATTGTGACTGTGTCCGGGAACATCCTCATCATTGTGCTAGCTATCACTGATCGaaaccttcacacccccatgtacttcttcctggggaacttgtcctgtttggagacctgctacacctcaaCCATCCTGCCCAGAGttctggccagtctcctgactggggacaagACCATTTCCATCAGTGATT GTGCAGAATGCTATCTGCTAGCggtgatgtcttatgatcggttcTTGGCCATATGTAAACCACTGCATTATGCAGTCCTTATGAATGGCAGGTTCTGCCTGCAACTAGCAGCAGGGGCTTGGATAAATGGATTTCTGGCCATGACCATGGTAATAGTTCTTTTGTCACAATTAATtttctgtggccccaatgaaaTTGATCATTTCTACTGTGAATGCACAGAAATACTTAATCTTTACTGTAGTGACACCAACCAGATAGATCTTGTAATTACCTTCCTGGCTGCTATATTCACTCTGCCCCCATTTGTATTAACCGTGGCATCCTATGTATGTATCGTCATCACCATCTTGAGAATTCCTTCCACCACCGGGAGGCAGAAGGCCTTTTCCacttgctcctctcacctcattgtggtgacaattttctatgggaCCATAATGATTCTCTACATGCTACCGAAAACCAACACACTGAGAGCCCTGAACAAAGTGTTCTCTGTCTTCTACACAGTTCTGACTCCTATGGCCAATCCCTTCatatacagcctgagaaacacaGAGGTGAAGGAGACTATAGGAAAAATGGTCAGTAAATGTCTAGATTTTACAAGAAATCAGCAAtcacatgtttttttttctttctgtataaAGCGAAAATGGTGA